The Stratiformator vulcanicus genome has a segment encoding these proteins:
- the hemA gene encoding glutamyl-tRNA reductase, whose translation MERQNVPAKSPSLGEMNFNVVYCNHQSADLEVRERLTLSTEDQFQRAYEALLSRFPGSEMVVLSTCNRVEVYSAEPDGRQTPRQSDVAEFLSDFHQIPVKEFADDLLEHRGPQAVRHLFEVACSLDSMVLGEPQIINQVKQAYERAFHFEACGPLTHTLFQMAFRVSARVRTETRLAEGRVSIASVAVGEFGRNIFSRFDDKRILVIGAGEMAEETVRYLNDEGAREVTVVNRSLDRGSALAQSVGGKVRPYEELDECLQTADIIVSATGADYAIIDYERFARLRASSDRRTMFILDLGTPRDFDPRIAAIDDNVFLYDVDDLKATCDRNRRLRHKEIEKAHRIIEAETEQFMHEVYHRATGPVVKRLREQWHDIRQQEVDLLLSKLSHLGEEDQAAIERTIERIVNKLLHPPLEALKAEARVGPPTGLMEALKRLFHLSDSAD comes from the coding sequence GTGGAGCGGCAGAACGTCCCGGCCAAATCACCTTCGCTCGGCGAAATGAACTTCAACGTCGTTTATTGTAATCATCAGTCGGCAGATCTCGAAGTCCGAGAGCGGCTCACGCTCTCGACCGAGGATCAATTTCAGCGCGCCTACGAAGCACTTCTTTCGCGATTTCCAGGCTCGGAAATGGTGGTCCTGTCGACATGCAATCGAGTCGAAGTCTATTCAGCCGAACCGGACGGACGGCAAACGCCGCGGCAGTCGGACGTGGCAGAATTTCTCTCCGATTTTCATCAAATCCCCGTCAAAGAGTTCGCGGATGACTTATTGGAACATCGCGGGCCGCAAGCGGTGAGGCATCTGTTTGAAGTCGCGTGCAGTTTAGACAGCATGGTTCTGGGCGAACCTCAGATCATTAACCAAGTCAAACAGGCTTACGAACGAGCCTTTCATTTTGAAGCCTGCGGGCCGTTAACACACACCTTGTTCCAAATGGCCTTTCGCGTTTCGGCGCGGGTGCGAACCGAAACCCGGTTGGCCGAGGGACGAGTCTCAATCGCCAGTGTCGCGGTCGGCGAATTCGGCCGAAATATATTTTCGCGATTCGATGATAAACGCATCCTTGTCATCGGGGCCGGCGAGATGGCTGAGGAGACGGTCCGCTACCTCAATGATGAAGGTGCCCGCGAGGTGACCGTCGTGAATCGCAGCCTCGACCGTGGAAGCGCTCTGGCTCAAAGTGTCGGAGGGAAGGTCCGGCCCTACGAAGAGCTTGATGAGTGCCTGCAAACTGCGGACATCATCGTCAGCGCGACCGGTGCCGATTACGCGATCATCGACTATGAGCGATTCGCCCGTCTCCGAGCATCATCCGACCGTCGAACGATGTTCATACTCGATCTCGGGACACCTCGAGATTTTGATCCGCGTATCGCCGCGATCGACGATAACGTCTTCCTCTACGATGTCGACGACTTAAAAGCCACTTGTGATCGCAACCGCAGGCTACGGCATAAAGAAATTGAGAAGGCACACCGGATTATCGAGGCCGAGACCGAACAATTTATGCACGAGGTGTACCACCGTGCGACCGGACCGGTCGTTAAACGCCTGCGTGAACAGTGGCATGATATAAGGCAGCAGGAGGTCGACTTGCTCCTGTCGAAACTTTCTCATCTGGGAGAGGAAGATCAGGCGGCGATTGAGAGGACGATTGAACGCATCGTCAATAAATTGTTGCACCCGCCACTTGAGGCTCTTAAAGCCGAGGCCCGCGTCGGTCCGCCCACGGGCTTAATGGAAGCACTGAAGCGACTATTTCACTTGAGCGACTCTGCTGATTAA
- the queA gene encoding tRNA preQ1(34) S-adenosylmethionine ribosyltransferase-isomerase QueA: protein MSDLNEIAAYDYELPPDRIAATPAARRDSARMQVVNRSSGEFEHRSIGDLPRYLCPNDVLVFNDTRVIRARLYGTRAATGGKWEGLFLRSRDAGVAEILSQTRGKLNPGEWIEVTPPHKRPDEQDGSALKLELLERAEDGKWIVAFVVNGERISDSDEVFGVLDRFGSVPLPPYIRDGHASAEDTERYQTVYARQPGSVAAPTAGLHFTPELLSRCQQAGATLQYVTLHVGVGTFRPIACDNLNDHNMHSEWCVLSKETAESINACRSRGGRVFAVGTTSVRTLESASASGELSSFAGETDLFIRPGHQFHAVDALLTNFHLPKSSLLVLVSTLAGHERIMRAYEEAIREGYRFYSYGDAMLII, encoded by the coding sequence ATGAGTGATTTGAACGAAATCGCGGCTTACGACTATGAATTGCCGCCCGATCGTATCGCAGCGACTCCCGCCGCGCGTCGGGATTCTGCGCGGATGCAGGTGGTCAATCGATCGAGTGGAGAGTTCGAACATCGATCGATCGGTGATCTTCCCCGCTACTTGTGCCCGAACGACGTACTTGTCTTCAACGACACCCGCGTCATTCGGGCCCGATTGTATGGGACTCGCGCGGCGACGGGCGGCAAATGGGAGGGCCTTTTCTTAAGGAGCCGTGATGCCGGGGTTGCGGAGATTCTCAGCCAAACTCGCGGTAAATTAAATCCCGGCGAATGGATCGAAGTCACTCCCCCGCACAAGCGACCTGACGAGCAAGACGGGTCTGCGCTGAAACTGGAACTGCTAGAACGTGCCGAGGACGGCAAGTGGATCGTCGCATTTGTAGTCAATGGTGAGAGGATTTCCGACTCCGATGAAGTCTTTGGGGTTCTGGACCGCTTCGGATCAGTGCCTCTTCCGCCGTACATTCGCGACGGACATGCCTCAGCCGAGGACACCGAACGCTATCAAACCGTTTATGCTCGGCAGCCGGGATCGGTCGCGGCGCCGACAGCGGGGCTTCACTTCACGCCAGAATTACTTTCCCGCTGCCAGCAAGCGGGGGCGACCCTCCAGTATGTCACACTGCACGTGGGGGTCGGAACCTTCCGTCCGATTGCCTGTGACAATTTAAACGACCACAACATGCACTCCGAGTGGTGCGTGCTCAGCAAAGAAACCGCGGAATCCATTAATGCTTGTCGCAGTCGAGGGGGGCGCGTGTTTGCGGTCGGCACGACTTCCGTGCGGACGCTCGAATCGGCCTCGGCGTCAGGTGAATTGAGTTCCTTCGCTGGCGAGACAGACCTCTTTATTCGGCCCGGTCATCAGTTTCACGCCGTCGACGCGTTGCTGACGAATTTTCATTTACCGAAATCGTCGCTGCTGGTTCTCGTGAGCACGCTCGCCGGGCATGAGAGAATCATGCGGGCTTATGAGGAAGCGATCAGGGAGGGCTATCGCTTCTATAGTTACGGAGATGCGATGCTGATCATATAG
- a CDS encoding glycosyltransferase family 4 protein — MKLTFCITELDPGGAEQAAVRIALGLAEMGVDVSFVCLKGHGELGKVLESNDIPVQYLEARNRFDVAVVHRLTHALRRIRPDIVQTYLFHANIAGRIAARRAGVPLVVSGIRVAERRRVPYLWIDRVTERLVDRHICVSESVRSFSIEAGKLTPDKCVVIPNGVDFEKFADAKPADLSKFGIPPNVPLVLFVGRLDPQKRPDWILSVLTIKSAGPLSDCHALFVGEGPLYDNLQQQANRRGVGSRVHFLGRRNDVGELMKSSTVLALPSAWEGMPNVLLEAMASGLPVVATAAEGITELLGDSDLGWVSELDSLKRFATNLKSALDHPAERNLRAKSAQSYVQKEFTWDRVVQTHLELYSSLLNQAENLRSNVTTDRLPEPPEK, encoded by the coding sequence ATGAAACTGACTTTTTGCATCACCGAACTTGACCCCGGAGGCGCCGAACAGGCAGCCGTGCGGATCGCGCTCGGGTTGGCCGAAATGGGGGTCGACGTCTCATTCGTCTGCCTGAAAGGCCACGGCGAACTGGGAAAGGTACTCGAATCGAACGATATTCCGGTGCAGTATCTTGAAGCTCGCAACCGTTTCGACGTCGCCGTAGTGCATCGCCTGACGCACGCACTGCGCCGCATTCGCCCCGATATCGTCCAAACGTATCTCTTCCATGCCAATATCGCCGGTCGGATCGCGGCTCGTCGCGCCGGAGTGCCGCTGGTCGTATCGGGAATCCGTGTTGCGGAGCGACGGAGAGTACCGTACCTGTGGATCGACCGGGTCACGGAACGGCTCGTCGATCGCCACATCTGCGTCAGCGAGTCGGTGAGGTCCTTTTCGATTGAAGCCGGCAAATTGACGCCGGACAAATGCGTGGTCATTCCGAATGGAGTCGACTTCGAAAAGTTTGCGGACGCTAAGCCCGCCGATCTTTCTAAGTTCGGCATTCCACCGAATGTGCCACTGGTCCTTTTCGTTGGTCGGCTCGATCCCCAGAAACGTCCCGATTGGATTCTTTCCGTACTTACGATCAAATCGGCGGGACCGCTCTCTGACTGCCACGCCCTCTTCGTCGGCGAGGGGCCCCTGTATGACAACCTTCAACAACAGGCGAACCGAAGAGGCGTTGGTTCACGAGTTCACTTCTTGGGACGACGCAACGACGTAGGTGAACTAATGAAGTCATCGACCGTCTTGGCCCTCCCATCGGCTTGGGAAGGAATGCCGAATGTCTTGCTTGAGGCCATGGCCTCAGGTCTTCCGGTCGTCGCAACGGCGGCGGAGGGCATCACAGAGTTACTCGGCGATTCCGACTTGGGTTGGGTTTCCGAACTCGATTCGTTGAAACGGTTTGCAACGAATCTCAAATCAGCGCTCGATCACCCTGCGGAACGGAACCTGCGAGCAAAATCTGCACAAAGCTATGTTCAGAAAGAGTTTACGTGGGACCGCGTCGTCCAGACTCATCTCGAACTATACAGTTCGCTACTAAATCAGGCCGAGAATCTGAGATCGAACGTGACGACCGACCGACTTCCGGAACCCCCGGAAAAATGA
- the rsmH gene encoding 16S rRNA (cytosine(1402)-N(4))-methyltransferase RsmH has product MSSPLHRPVLVRETMAALDLSPGLFVVDGTLGAGGHSASIVEKLGPSGTLLGIDRDPMMLDHATQELQDAQCRTVFARGTYAELESLLSDNKLSKPDRVLLDLGLSSDQLADESRGFSFQAEGPLDLRFDTSSGRPAWQVIDESSESELTEILQLFGEEPAADEIASALVQRRPVATATELTQLVTAVKSKTSRENLHDATLTFQALRIAVNEELRHVERMLNDVLPAVLGPGGRAVVISFHSLEDRIVKNAFRKTDIWQNQTAKPVTATPAESRLNPRARSAKLRVAVRR; this is encoded by the coding sequence GTGTCATCACCGTTGCACCGCCCAGTTCTCGTCCGCGAGACGATGGCCGCGCTCGACCTGAGCCCCGGCCTGTTTGTCGTCGACGGCACACTCGGCGCCGGTGGTCACTCAGCATCGATTGTGGAGAAACTTGGCCCAAGCGGCACGCTCCTCGGAATCGATCGCGATCCGATGATGCTCGATCACGCAACGCAAGAGCTTCAAGACGCCCAGTGCCGTACCGTTTTCGCTCGCGGAACATACGCGGAACTTGAATCGCTGCTTTCAGATAACAAACTCTCAAAGCCTGATCGCGTACTGCTCGACCTCGGTCTGTCCTCCGATCAGCTCGCCGATGAATCACGCGGCTTTTCGTTTCAGGCCGAAGGGCCGTTGGACTTACGATTCGATACGTCATCCGGTCGCCCCGCGTGGCAGGTCATTGACGAATCGAGCGAGTCCGAGCTGACGGAGATTCTGCAATTATTCGGCGAAGAGCCGGCCGCCGACGAAATCGCGTCCGCACTCGTTCAACGACGTCCGGTCGCCACCGCTACTGAGCTGACACAACTAGTCACGGCGGTCAAATCAAAAACAAGTCGCGAGAATCTGCATGACGCGACACTGACGTTCCAAGCCCTTCGAATCGCGGTCAACGAAGAACTTCGGCACGTCGAGCGAATGCTCAACGATGTCCTACCGGCCGTCCTGGGTCCCGGCGGACGCGCTGTTGTAATCAGTTTTCATTCGCTTGAGGATCGCATCGTCAAGAACGCGTTCCGCAAGACTGACATTTGGCAAAACCAAACTGCAAAACCCGTAACGGCAACCCCGGCTGAGTCGCGTCTGAATCCTCGGGCCCGCTCGGCAAAATTGAGGGTCGCAGTCAGACGATAA
- a CDS encoding LysM peptidoglycan-binding domain-containing protein, giving the protein MATETKIGLGLMILLVGVFGFVVYKKWDDRQQELAAAGASAGEDGQSSTPENETDFPDGTTTPPVIDGPVADTEIRDIDAGSNAPFSRPGDSTGTNPFGQSPETIASNGQNGSPSGSADALFADSAPAEVNRGGSGMSAASSDPFGDGPTEMGNPNSVAASPSEPVDDFGFAPIESSSPSASNISQTDPGYSGQGEFDSGPFAGDPTSTSEPTTDDFALTPVAEPEMAGPPAQDEPLATDPFSDPGMVAGEAGAAPPSSSDPFANGNDQFADSAAPPTAPAPVEDDFATFEPVNPTAEPAPTDLFAESSPTAAAPPPQTRSLFDGPEPEPTEPYSDTGNEPISDPFSAGPTVAETAAPTAPPVMNSEPAFNDSESELVPEPFYPEPNVAEIGGAGEISPTGADTYDADDFAPVTQRPRDADPSGVTLESPTNGQGNGPKVYVVEKNDSYWTISKRVYGDARLFQALAKFNQPRVRDAKELKPGMMVLIPKISELRSRFPRFVPRAAPDPDDPDNIGGFFIDADGLPAYRVMKGETLTHISQDHLGRASRWVQIYEMNKDRLKDPQKLKVGLVLRLPPDASRVRFVSRPDSRN; this is encoded by the coding sequence ATGGCGACGGAAACAAAGATCGGCCTCGGGTTGATGATCCTGCTGGTCGGCGTGTTCGGCTTTGTGGTCTATAAGAAGTGGGACGACCGGCAGCAGGAACTCGCCGCGGCCGGGGCCTCGGCGGGTGAAGATGGGCAATCTTCAACGCCGGAAAACGAAACCGATTTTCCCGACGGCACGACCACACCGCCAGTCATCGACGGGCCGGTGGCCGATACGGAAATCCGAGACATCGACGCGGGTTCAAACGCCCCGTTCTCACGTCCCGGAGATTCGACCGGAACCAATCCTTTCGGTCAGTCGCCTGAGACCATCGCGTCCAACGGTCAAAATGGAAGCCCGTCCGGCTCAGCCGATGCGCTATTCGCGGATTCTGCTCCGGCTGAAGTCAATCGCGGCGGAAGCGGTATGTCGGCAGCGTCGTCTGATCCGTTCGGCGATGGACCAACCGAGATGGGAAATCCGAACTCGGTCGCGGCATCGCCATCGGAGCCGGTCGACGACTTCGGTTTCGCGCCGATCGAATCTTCTTCTCCGTCGGCATCGAACATCTCTCAGACAGACCCCGGATACTCTGGCCAGGGCGAATTCGATAGCGGTCCTTTCGCCGGCGACCCGACCTCAACCTCCGAACCCACAACCGACGATTTTGCGCTCACGCCGGTAGCGGAACCCGAGATGGCTGGGCCGCCCGCTCAGGACGAGCCCCTCGCGACTGATCCATTTTCCGACCCGGGCATGGTCGCCGGCGAGGCCGGTGCTGCTCCGCCGAGTTCCAGCGATCCCTTTGCGAACGGAAACGATCAGTTTGCCGACTCGGCCGCACCGCCAACCGCGCCGGCACCGGTCGAAGATGACTTTGCCACCTTTGAGCCGGTCAATCCGACCGCGGAACCGGCACCGACCGACCTGTTCGCCGAGTCGTCGCCGACCGCGGCTGCCCCGCCTCCTCAAACACGCTCGTTGTTCGATGGACCGGAACCGGAACCGACCGAGCCATATTCCGACACTGGAAACGAACCAATCTCCGATCCGTTTTCCGCGGGACCGACCGTCGCCGAGACCGCCGCGCCGACCGCCCCGCCTGTCATGAACTCCGAGCCGGCATTTAATGACTCGGAATCCGAATTGGTGCCTGAGCCGTTCTATCCGGAACCGAACGTCGCCGAAATCGGCGGAGCCGGCGAGATCAGCCCGACCGGAGCAGACACCTACGATGCCGACGATTTCGCTCCCGTGACGCAACGCCCCCGAGATGCCGACCCTTCCGGGGTCACCTTGGAGTCGCCGACGAACGGTCAGGGCAACGGACCCAAGGTCTACGTCGTCGAGAAGAACGATTCGTACTGGACGATTTCCAAGAGAGTCTACGGCGACGCCCGGCTCTTTCAGGCGCTCGCAAAATTTAATCAACCGCGGGTCCGCGATGCGAAAGAGTTAAAGCCGGGGATGATGGTCCTGATTCCAAAGATTTCTGAATTACGAAGTAGGTTTCCTCGATTCGTTCCGAGAGCGGCCCCTGATCCGGACGATCCCGATAACATCGGTGGATTCTTCATCGACGCTGACGGACTTCCCGCGTACCGCGTGATGAAGGGCGAAACGCTGACGCACATTTCACAGGATCACCTCGGTCGGGCCTCGCGCTGGGTACAAATTTATGAAATGAATAAAGACCGACTGAAAGACCCTCAGAAGCTCAAAGTCGGACTTGTTCTTCGACTGCCGCCCGATGCGAGCCGGGTCCGCTTTGTCAGCCGTCCCGACTCACGAAACTGA
- a CDS encoding peptidoglycan D,D-transpeptidase FtsI family protein: MNVASRPGRAIGNQGRSGNTRRFRTRLILIGIGIATCWVVLAGRLIQLQGFDRVALSQSAAEQRLLRHTIPARPGDILDRRGRLLVTSVREPSLYLVPRKIDDAAQFAARLATVLNRDQSDLEQEIRSHSERWFHWLERRMPEEVAEAVRNLDLPNGTWGIEREFRRRYPQGSQAVHLLGLRDIDNVGRGGIEQVYDRLIGGEDGELVALRDAHGRVIDIRHELGRKPVPGRSLVLTIDALIQLFTEEALDELEKDENPRGSAAIVLDPRTGEVLAIASRPVFDPENPSSISEGAWINRAVAAVMEPGSTVKPLFVAWALNRGVLQSDEIIDCENGSYRSGSRLLTDPVAHGRLSVTDVLVKSSNIGMAKIGERLGNDELFHAAAAFGFGRRTGSGLSGEVAGLLRPVSRWDHYSTGSVPMGQEFAVTPLQLAVAHAAIASDGVLKQPRFVKDVLDPVRLLPDDSAAGNLSTPVSSPVISSEIARWIRTEPMSGVVSRGTGRRAQIPGHELFGKTGTSQKYDPEAGRYSHERLVCSFVGGTPADEPEVLVLVMIDEPQGENPSGGRTAAPVAKRILERTLPYLGIPPSPVKSSN; the protein is encoded by the coding sequence ATGAACGTCGCATCACGACCGGGCAGGGCAATTGGCAATCAAGGGCGATCAGGCAATACCCGCCGCTTTCGCACCCGGCTGATATTGATTGGAATCGGGATCGCGACTTGCTGGGTCGTGCTCGCCGGACGGCTAATTCAATTACAGGGCTTCGACCGAGTCGCGCTTTCCCAATCAGCTGCCGAACAGAGATTATTAAGGCATACGATTCCCGCACGCCCCGGCGACATTCTTGATCGTCGAGGCCGCCTGCTGGTGACGAGCGTTCGCGAGCCAAGCCTTTACCTTGTTCCACGAAAAATCGACGATGCAGCACAGTTTGCTGCTCGTTTGGCGACAGTCTTAAATCGTGATCAGTCCGACCTTGAGCAGGAGATTCGCTCCCACTCGGAGCGATGGTTTCACTGGCTTGAACGACGAATGCCGGAAGAAGTCGCCGAAGCCGTCCGAAATCTCGATCTGCCGAACGGCACTTGGGGAATCGAACGGGAATTTCGCCGGCGGTACCCTCAAGGTTCTCAAGCCGTCCACCTGCTGGGGCTCCGCGACATCGACAACGTGGGGCGGGGCGGGATCGAGCAGGTCTACGATCGATTGATCGGCGGTGAAGATGGCGAGCTTGTCGCATTGCGTGATGCGCACGGTCGCGTGATCGATATCCGTCACGAACTCGGACGAAAGCCGGTTCCGGGGCGGTCGTTGGTATTAACGATCGATGCCCTAATTCAGCTATTTACTGAAGAGGCGCTCGACGAATTAGAGAAAGATGAAAACCCCCGAGGCTCCGCGGCCATCGTGCTCGATCCGCGCACTGGCGAAGTCTTAGCAATCGCATCGCGTCCGGTCTTCGATCCTGAAAATCCGAGCTCAATCAGCGAAGGTGCCTGGATCAATCGCGCGGTGGCCGCTGTCATGGAACCGGGCTCGACCGTGAAGCCCCTGTTCGTCGCATGGGCGCTGAACCGTGGCGTTTTGCAGTCCGATGAAATCATCGATTGTGAGAACGGCTCGTATCGTAGCGGGTCGCGATTGCTGACTGATCCCGTCGCGCACGGTCGATTGAGCGTGACCGACGTGCTTGTGAAATCGAGCAACATCGGGATGGCGAAGATCGGCGAGCGGCTGGGCAACGACGAACTCTTTCACGCGGCCGCGGCGTTCGGCTTCGGACGTCGCACCGGGTCGGGACTGTCCGGTGAAGTCGCAGGATTGTTGCGTCCGGTGTCCCGTTGGGATCACTACAGCACCGGTTCGGTCCCGATGGGGCAGGAGTTTGCAGTCACGCCCTTGCAGTTAGCCGTCGCGCACGCCGCAATCGCAAGTGACGGCGTCCTGAAGCAACCGCGTTTCGTCAAAGACGTACTCGATCCGGTGCGGCTGTTGCCCGATGACTCGGCTGCGGGCAACCTGTCGACGCCGGTGAGTTCTCCCGTGATCTCTTCCGAGATCGCACGCTGGATTCGGACCGAGCCGATGTCAGGGGTCGTCAGTCGGGGAACCGGCCGACGTGCCCAGATCCCCGGACACGAACTATTCGGAAAAACGGGCACGTCGCAGAAATATGACCCGGAGGCCGGACGCTACTCCCACGAACGGCTGGTCTGCTCTTTCGTTGGCGGCACCCCGGCGGACGAACCCGAAGTCCTCGTTCTTGTCATGATCGACGAACCACAGGGAGAAAACCCATCGGGCGGCCGGACCGCGGCCCCGGTGGCGAAGCGAATTCTGGAACGGACCCTGCCCTATCTCGGCATACCGCCCTCACCGGTCAAATCATCAAATTGA
- a CDS encoding HAD family hydrolase: protein MNPIRIKAVCFDFDGIMFNTEDVFEEAGTELLAKRGHELTMEVRRGMTGRREEEAIAHLIEQLELSDTIAELRKEARETFLRLLEGRLAPMPGLFELLELIEGSGLPKGVATSSDRAYLRNLLGRYELASRFNSLMAAEDVDRGKPHPEIYLKSAAALKVDPAEMLVLEDSENGVNAASAAGAYAVAVPNRHTREHDFSRAHFIADGLGDRRIADLIDR from the coding sequence ATGAATCCGATAAGAATTAAAGCCGTTTGCTTCGATTTCGACGGCATCATGTTCAACACCGAAGATGTCTTCGAAGAGGCCGGAACAGAACTGCTGGCGAAACGTGGCCACGAGTTGACTATGGAAGTCCGGCGGGGGATGACGGGACGTCGCGAGGAAGAGGCCATCGCACACCTGATTGAGCAACTTGAGCTCAGCGACACCATCGCCGAGTTGCGAAAGGAAGCTCGAGAGACCTTCCTGCGGTTGCTCGAAGGACGGCTGGCCCCCATGCCGGGGCTATTCGAACTTCTTGAACTCATAGAAGGAAGCGGACTTCCCAAAGGTGTCGCCACGTCGTCAGATCGTGCCTATTTAAGGAACCTGCTCGGACGCTACGAACTCGCCTCGAGGTTCAACTCGCTGATGGCGGCTGAGGACGTCGACCGCGGTAAACCCCACCCCGAAATTTATCTGAAATCAGCCGCTGCGCTGAAAGTTGACCCGGCTGAGATGCTCGTGCTGGAAGACAGCGAGAACGGGGTGAATGCCGCCTCAGCGGCGGGAGCCTATGCCGTCGCCGTGCCCAACCGCCACACGCGAGAACACGACTTCTCACGTGCACATTTTATCGCTGATGGGCTTGGCGATCGACGGATCGCAGACTTAATCGACCGATAA
- a CDS encoding nucleoside permease, with protein sequence MTFARLAILMFLQFFVWGAWYVTLGTYLSSAVSTDGDRLFSDALVGDAFGTAAIAAIITPFLVGLIADRFFASERVLGVLHLLGAGALYLVSDVTDPSLLYLGLLAHFVCYMPTISLSTSLSLENLKNPDKVFPVVRVFGTIGWIVAGLIVGLIKVTDNGYTLGSLGEQFEGIEATSLPIKIAAAVQVVLGIYSFFLPHTPPKAKGEKVTVKDVLGLDAISLFKKPAMLSFIISSLLICIPLQFYYTWTNRFLNELGVEAAAAKMTLGQFSEVGFMLLLPLAFVFLGVRWILAAGMAAWVLRYLLFAFGNGGDLVWMLYGGILLHGICYDFFFVAGQIFVDSKAPPERRASAQGFLTLATLGVGMFIGSVISGRIVSAYPDAADPTKYDWHAIWLYPAGLAAIVTVGFLLTFSDRIKTGGQSANLPDGDDKPLDALNPAASPADLPPA encoded by the coding sequence ATGACATTCGCCCGCCTAGCGATTTTGATGTTCTTACAGTTCTTCGTGTGGGGGGCTTGGTATGTCACATTGGGGACGTATTTGTCCTCCGCAGTCAGCACCGACGGCGACCGGCTCTTCAGCGATGCGTTGGTTGGAGATGCATTCGGCACGGCTGCCATAGCCGCGATCATCACGCCCTTTCTGGTGGGGCTGATTGCCGATCGATTCTTTGCCTCCGAACGCGTTCTCGGGGTGCTGCACCTGTTAGGAGCAGGCGCGTTGTACCTGGTGTCTGACGTGACCGACCCCAGTTTACTTTATCTTGGATTGCTCGCCCACTTCGTGTGCTATATGCCCACGATCTCTTTGTCGACTTCGTTGTCGTTGGAGAACCTCAAAAACCCGGACAAGGTTTTCCCAGTCGTACGCGTGTTCGGCACGATCGGATGGATTGTCGCCGGATTAATCGTCGGATTAATTAAGGTGACTGATAATGGTTACACGCTCGGCAGTCTGGGCGAGCAGTTCGAAGGGATTGAGGCCACTTCATTACCCATTAAGATTGCGGCCGCCGTTCAAGTCGTGTTGGGTATCTATTCGTTCTTTCTTCCCCACACACCGCCAAAAGCCAAGGGGGAGAAGGTTACAGTTAAAGATGTGCTGGGCTTGGATGCGATTTCGCTGTTTAAGAAGCCAGCGATGTTGTCATTTATTATTTCATCGCTTTTGATCTGTATTCCACTTCAATTCTACTACACATGGACCAATCGGTTTTTAAATGAATTGGGCGTCGAGGCGGCCGCTGCGAAAATGACTTTGGGTCAGTTCTCCGAAGTCGGCTTTATGCTGCTGCTTCCGCTCGCGTTTGTTTTCCTTGGTGTTCGTTGGATTCTCGCCGCTGGGATGGCCGCCTGGGTTTTGCGGTACTTGTTATTCGCATTCGGGAACGGGGGCGATCTTGTCTGGATGCTCTACGGCGGCATTTTACTGCATGGTATTTGTTATGACTTCTTCTTCGTGGCCGGACAGATTTTCGTCGACTCGAAAGCGCCGCCGGAACGTCGGGCCTCAGCCCAAGGCTTTCTGACCCTTGCAACGCTTGGCGTCGGAATGTTCATCGGCTCGGTGATCTCAGGACGGATTGTGAGCGCTTATCCGGACGCCGCCGATCCGACGAAATATGATTGGCATGCGATCTGGCTTTACCCTGCGGGCCTTGCGGCAATCGTGACCGTTGGGTTCTTATTGACTTTCTCCGACCGTATCAAAACGGGGGGCCAAAGCGCAAACTTGCCGGATGGTGATGACAAACCATTAGACGCTTTAAACCCAGCGGCATCCCCGGCTGATTTGCCGCCCGCATAG